In Streptomyces chartreusis, the following proteins share a genomic window:
- a CDS encoding VOC family protein, which yields MTEARGSAGPNGVTHARHAPGTPCWVSLMVHGLAATQEFYGALFGWEFRPGPQQLGPYVRALLDGREVAGIGQLPPDRHLPVAWTPYLASNDVDQTADTVRLCGGTVGVGPLDAAEAGRMAICSDPSGAVFGIWQTAAHLGTAITGVPGTPAWNELVTFETVTVAKFYETVFGYEEEAAAAADLDYVGLHLDGRPVAGIHGVGGALPRDRGPHWMTYFEVADADDAVERIVGLGGHVLRPAHDSAHGRVATVADPEGARFSVIQNPR from the coding sequence ATGACCGAGGCACGGGGGTCGGCCGGCCCGAACGGCGTGACGCACGCTCGGCACGCGCCCGGCACGCCCTGCTGGGTGAGCCTGATGGTGCACGGGCTGGCCGCGACCCAGGAGTTCTACGGAGCGCTGTTCGGCTGGGAGTTCCGCCCCGGCCCGCAGCAGCTCGGCCCCTATGTGCGGGCCCTGCTCGACGGCCGTGAGGTCGCCGGCATCGGCCAGCTGCCGCCTGACCGCCACCTCCCCGTCGCCTGGACGCCCTACCTCGCCTCGAACGACGTGGACCAGACCGCCGACACGGTACGGCTGTGCGGCGGCACCGTCGGCGTCGGCCCGCTGGACGCCGCCGAGGCCGGCCGGATGGCGATCTGCTCCGACCCCTCCGGCGCCGTCTTCGGCATCTGGCAGACGGCAGCCCACCTCGGCACGGCCATCACCGGCGTGCCCGGCACCCCGGCCTGGAACGAGCTGGTGACCTTCGAGACGGTGACCGTCGCCAAGTTCTACGAGACGGTGTTCGGCTACGAGGAGGAGGCGGCGGCCGCCGCCGACCTCGACTACGTCGGCCTGCACCTCGACGGCCGCCCGGTCGCCGGCATCCACGGCGTCGGCGGCGCCCTGCCCCGCGACCGGGGCCCGCACTGGATGACGTACTTCGAAGTCGCCGACGCGGACGACGCGGTGGAGCGGATCGTCGGCCTCGGCGGCCATGTCCTGCGGCCGGCCCACGACAGCGCCCACGGCAGGGTGGCGACGGTCGCGGATCCCGAGGGCGCCCGGTTCTCCGTGATCCAGAACCCGCGCTGA
- a CDS encoding D-arabinono-1,4-lactone oxidase: MSSTASGKNGTWRNWGGTVAARPAREVAPASVEELAAAIRRAAEDGLKVKAVGSGHSFTSIAATDGVLVRPQLLTGIRHIDREAGTVTVEAGTPLKRLNVALAREGLSLANMGDIMEQTVSGATSTGTHGTGRDSASIAAQIKALELVTADGSVLTCSEKGTDEERAVFAAARIGLGALGVVTAITFAVEPIFLLTAREEPMPLARVLAEFDELWTENEHFEFYWFPHTGSTNTKRNNRSAGPEKPVGQLAGWFEDELLSNGVFQVAQWVGRAAPATIPAIAQVSSKALSARTYTDIPYKVFTSPRRVRFVEMEYAVPREAVVETLRELKAMVERSGLRVSFPVEVRTAPADDITLSTASGRDTAYIAVHMVKGTPFQRYFTSAEHIFTAHEGRPHWGKIHTRDAEYFAGVYPRFEEFTALRDRLDPDRLFQNDYLRRVLGA, from the coding sequence TTGAGCAGCACAGCGAGCGGGAAGAACGGCACGTGGCGTAACTGGGGCGGCACTGTCGCCGCCCGCCCCGCGCGGGAGGTCGCTCCGGCGTCCGTGGAGGAACTGGCCGCGGCGATACGCCGGGCCGCCGAGGACGGCCTGAAGGTGAAGGCGGTCGGCAGCGGGCACTCCTTCACGTCCATAGCCGCGACCGACGGTGTGCTGGTCCGCCCTCAGCTGCTGACCGGCATCCGGCACATCGACCGCGAGGCCGGGACGGTCACGGTCGAGGCGGGCACCCCGCTCAAGCGCCTCAACGTGGCCCTGGCGCGCGAGGGCCTGTCGCTCGCGAACATGGGCGACATCATGGAGCAGACGGTCTCGGGCGCCACCAGCACCGGCACGCACGGCACGGGCCGCGACTCGGCCTCGATCGCCGCCCAGATCAAGGCCCTGGAACTGGTCACCGCCGACGGCTCGGTGCTCACCTGCTCCGAGAAGGGGACCGATGAAGAACGCGCGGTCTTCGCGGCGGCCCGTATCGGCCTCGGCGCCCTGGGCGTCGTCACCGCGATCACCTTCGCCGTGGAGCCGATCTTCCTGCTGACCGCGCGGGAGGAGCCGATGCCGCTCGCACGGGTCCTGGCGGAGTTCGACGAACTGTGGACCGAGAACGAGCACTTCGAGTTCTACTGGTTCCCGCACACCGGCAGCACCAACACCAAGCGCAACAACAGAAGCGCGGGCCCGGAGAAGCCGGTGGGGCAGCTCGCGGGCTGGTTCGAGGACGAACTGCTCTCCAACGGCGTCTTCCAGGTGGCCCAGTGGGTCGGCCGCGCGGCACCCGCCACGATCCCGGCGATAGCCCAGGTCTCCAGCAAGGCCCTCTCCGCGCGGACCTACACGGACATCCCCTACAAGGTCTTCACATCACCGCGCCGGGTGCGCTTCGTGGAGATGGAGTACGCCGTTCCGCGCGAGGCCGTCGTCGAGACGCTGCGCGAACTCAAGGCCATGGTCGAGCGCTCCGGCCTGCGGGTCAGCTTCCCCGTCGAGGTGCGCACCGCGCCGGCCGACGACATCACCCTGTCCACCGCCTCGGGGCGCGACACCGCGTACATCGCCGTCCACATGGTCAAGGGCACTCCGTTCCAGCGGTACTTCACCTCCGCCGAACACATCTTCACGGCGCACGAGGGGCGCCCGCACTGGGGCAAGATCCACACGCGCGACGCCGAGTACTTCGCCGGGGTCTACCCGCGCTTCGAGGAGTTCACCGCCCTGCGGGACCGGCTCGACCCCGACCGGCTCTTCCAGAACGACTACCTGCGGAGGGTGTTGGGCGCGTAG
- the sepH gene encoding septation protein SepH, whose translation MPELRVVAVSNDGTRLVLKAADATEYTLPIDERLRAAVRGDRPRLGQIEIEVESHLRPRDIQARIRAGATAEEVAQLAGIPVDRVRRFEGPVLAERAFMAERARKTPVRRPGENAAGPQLGEAVQERLPLRGADKDTVQWDSWRRDDGTWEVLLVYLVAGEPHSASWTYDPPRRLVQAVDEEARSLIGESDDLAAPEPSFPFVPRIARLPRERSMDRALDTARPSLPAQASEPVEETAEERDSLTSLLEAVPSFRGDMVVPERPAEPEVEDPPAEPAAEEPPAPAASAGSAYADVLMPRSVGSHRDRLIGATDRQAEADGVRPGRRAAVPSWDEIVFGTRRKKQE comes from the coding sequence ATGCCCGAACTGCGTGTCGTGGCCGTCTCAAATGACGGCACACGGCTGGTGCTGAAGGCTGCCGACGCAACGGAGTACACCCTTCCGATCGACGAACGCCTGCGCGCAGCCGTGCGCGGCGACCGTCCGCGTCTCGGCCAGATCGAGATCGAGGTGGAGAGCCATCTCCGCCCCCGCGACATCCAGGCGCGTATACGCGCCGGTGCCACCGCGGAAGAGGTCGCCCAGCTCGCCGGCATCCCCGTCGACCGTGTGCGGCGCTTCGAGGGTCCTGTGCTCGCCGAGCGTGCCTTCATGGCCGAGCGGGCGCGCAAGACTCCCGTACGTCGGCCCGGTGAGAACGCCGCGGGTCCGCAGCTCGGCGAGGCCGTCCAGGAGCGGCTGCCGCTGCGCGGCGCCGACAAGGACACCGTGCAGTGGGACTCGTGGCGCCGCGACGACGGCACCTGGGAAGTGCTGCTGGTCTACCTGGTGGCGGGCGAACCGCACTCGGCGAGCTGGACCTACGACCCGCCCCGGCGGCTAGTCCAGGCCGTCGACGAGGAGGCGCGCTCGCTGATCGGCGAGTCCGACGACCTCGCCGCACCGGAGCCCAGTTTCCCGTTCGTGCCGCGGATCGCCCGGCTTCCGCGTGAGCGTTCGATGGACCGTGCCCTCGACACCGCGCGGCCGAGCCTGCCGGCCCAGGCCTCCGAACCGGTCGAGGAGACCGCGGAGGAGCGGGACTCGCTGACCAGCCTGCTGGAGGCGGTGCCGAGCTTCCGTGGCGACATGGTGGTCCCCGAGCGGCCTGCGGAGCCCGAGGTGGAGGATCCGCCGGCCGAACCGGCCGCGGAGGAGCCTCCCGCTCCGGCCGCGTCCGCCGGCTCCGCCTACGCGGACGTCCTCATGCCCCGCTCCGTGGGCAGCCACCGCGATCGCCTCATCGGTGCCACCGACCGCCAGGCCGAGGCGGACGGCGTCCGTCCGGGCCGCCGGGCCGCCGTCCCGAGCTGGGACGAGATCGTGTTCGGCACCCGCAGGAAGAAGCAGGAGTAG
- a CDS encoding inositol monophosphatase family protein, with protein sequence MTDALPTELLTLAREAARRAGELLRDGRPADLAVAATKSSPIDVVTEMDIAAEKLITNLISEQRPDDGFLGEEGASTEGTSGVRWVIDPLDGTVNYLYGLPTWSVSIAAEQDGETVAGVVAAPMRGETFHAVRGGGAWATGPWKGERRLTCRPTAPLDQALVSTGFNYVTEVRTHQADVARRLIPLLRDIRRGGSAAIDLCDLAAGRLDGYYERGLNAWDFAAGDLIAREAGALTGGRPGERPSRDLTVAATPGVFEPLQQLLEDFGAWHD encoded by the coding sequence GTGACCGACGCCCTGCCCACGGAACTGCTCACCCTGGCCCGGGAGGCGGCCCGCCGCGCCGGTGAACTCCTGCGCGACGGCCGCCCGGCCGACCTCGCGGTGGCCGCGACCAAGTCCAGCCCGATCGACGTCGTCACCGAGATGGACATCGCCGCCGAGAAGCTGATCACGAACCTGATCTCCGAGCAGCGCCCCGACGACGGCTTCCTCGGCGAGGAGGGCGCCTCCACCGAGGGCACGAGCGGTGTCCGCTGGGTGATCGACCCTCTCGACGGCACGGTGAACTACCTCTACGGACTGCCGACCTGGTCCGTCTCCATCGCCGCCGAGCAGGACGGCGAGACCGTGGCCGGCGTCGTGGCGGCCCCCATGCGCGGCGAGACGTTCCACGCCGTGCGGGGCGGGGGCGCCTGGGCGACGGGCCCCTGGAAGGGCGAGCGCCGGCTGACCTGCCGGCCCACGGCCCCCCTCGACCAGGCCCTGGTCTCGACCGGCTTCAACTACGTCACCGAGGTCCGCACCCACCAGGCCGACGTGGCCCGGCGCCTGATTCCCCTCCTGCGCGACATCCGCCGGGGCGGCTCGGCCGCGATCGACCTGTGCGACCTGGCCGCGGGCCGCCTGGACGGCTACTACGAGCGCGGCCTCAACGCCTGGGACTTCGCCGCCGGCGACCTCATCGCCCGCGAGGCCGGCGCCCTGACCGGCGGCCGCCCAGGAGAACGCCCGTCCCGTGACCTGACGGTCGCCGCGACGCCGGGAGTCTTCGAGCCCCTCCAGCAGCTGCTGGAGGACTTCGGCGCCTGGCACGACTGA
- a CDS encoding response regulator transcription factor: MRVLVVEDEQLLADAVATGLRREAMAVDVVYDGAAALERIGVNDYDVVVLDRDLPLVHGDDVCRKIVELGMPTRVLMLTASGDVSDRVEGLEIGADDYLPKPFAFSELTARVRALGRRTSVPLPPVLERAGIKLDPNRREVFRDGKEVQLAPKEFAVLEVLMRSEGAVVSAEQLLEKAWDENTDPFTNVVRVTVMTLRRKLGEPPVIVTVPGSGYRI, encoded by the coding sequence GTGCGCGTACTCGTCGTCGAGGACGAGCAGCTGCTCGCCGATGCGGTGGCCACCGGACTGCGCCGGGAGGCCATGGCCGTCGACGTCGTGTACGACGGTGCGGCCGCCCTGGAGCGCATCGGCGTCAACGACTACGACGTGGTCGTCCTCGACCGCGACCTCCCGCTCGTGCACGGCGACGACGTCTGCCGCAAGATCGTCGAACTCGGCATGCCCACCCGCGTGCTGATGCTCACGGCCTCCGGGGATGTCAGCGACCGGGTCGAGGGACTGGAGATCGGCGCCGACGACTACCTTCCCAAGCCCTTCGCGTTCAGCGAGCTGACTGCACGCGTGCGTGCCCTCGGCCGCCGCACCAGCGTGCCGCTGCCGCCCGTCCTGGAGCGGGCCGGCATCAAGCTGGACCCCAACCGCCGCGAGGTCTTCCGCGACGGCAAGGAGGTGCAGCTCGCGCCGAAGGAGTTCGCCGTGCTGGAGGTGCTGATGCGCAGCGAGGGCGCGGTCGTCTCCGCCGAGCAGCTCCTGGAGAAGGCGTGGGACGAGAACACCGACCCGTTCACGAACGTGGTGCGGGTGACCGTCATGACGCTGCGCCGCAAGCTGGGCGAGCCGCCGGTCATCGTGACCGTCCCGGGTTCCGGCTACCGGATCTGA
- a CDS encoding MFS transporter — protein MPSPYRALFAAPGSKAFSAAGLLGRMPLSMMGIGVVTMVSQLTGRYGLAGALSATIALAAAVAGPQVSRMVDQYGQARVLRPATLISLAAGALLLFAAHYSWPDWVLFVACVGIGCVPSVGAMIRARWAALYRGTPQLHTAYSFESVIDEVCFIFGPIISIGLSTAWFPEAGPLLAGCFLAVGVFWLTAQHATEPAPHPREKQGGSSAVRAPGLQVLVATFVATGAIFGAVDVVTVAFADEQGHKSAASLVLALYAAGSCAAGLVFGLLRFKGAPERRWLLGICAMAVSMIPLLLVGNLPFLAVALFVSGMAVAPTMITTMSLIEEHVPRAQLTEGMTWVSTGLAVGVALGSSMAGWVIDAAGADAGYGVPAVSGAVAVAVGFLGYRRLSRPAPRREGTVEQHSEREERHVA, from the coding sequence GTGCCCAGCCCCTACCGCGCCCTGTTCGCCGCCCCCGGCTCCAAGGCCTTCTCCGCCGCGGGTCTCCTCGGCCGGATGCCGCTGTCGATGATGGGCATCGGCGTGGTGACCATGGTGTCCCAGCTGACCGGGCGGTACGGCCTGGCCGGCGCCCTGTCGGCCACCATCGCGCTCGCCGCGGCGGTGGCGGGCCCTCAGGTCTCGCGCATGGTGGACCAGTACGGGCAGGCCCGGGTGCTGCGCCCGGCGACGCTGATCTCGCTCGCGGCGGGCGCCCTGCTGCTGTTCGCGGCGCACTACTCGTGGCCGGACTGGGTGCTGTTCGTGGCCTGTGTCGGCATCGGCTGCGTGCCGAGCGTGGGGGCGATGATCCGGGCCCGCTGGGCCGCGCTGTACCGGGGGACGCCCCAGCTGCACACCGCGTACTCCTTCGAGTCCGTGATCGACGAGGTGTGCTTCATCTTCGGGCCGATCATCTCCATCGGGCTGTCGACGGCGTGGTTCCCCGAGGCCGGGCCGCTGCTCGCGGGCTGCTTCCTGGCGGTCGGCGTCTTCTGGCTGACCGCGCAGCACGCCACCGAGCCCGCGCCGCATCCGCGCGAGAAGCAGGGCGGCAGCTCCGCCGTGCGTGCCCCCGGGCTCCAGGTGCTGGTGGCCACCTTCGTGGCGACCGGCGCGATCTTCGGGGCCGTCGACGTGGTCACCGTGGCCTTCGCCGACGAGCAGGGGCACAAGAGCGCCGCGAGCCTCGTCCTCGCGCTGTACGCGGCGGGCTCCTGCGCGGCGGGCCTCGTCTTCGGGCTGCTGCGCTTCAAGGGGGCGCCCGAACGTCGTTGGCTGCTGGGCATATGCGCGATGGCCGTGAGTATGATCCCCCTCCTACTGGTCGGAAACTTGCCGTTTCTGGCCGTGGCGCTGTTCGTCTCGGGCATGGCCGTCGCTCCCACGATGATCACCACCATGTCCCTGATCGAAGAGCACGTACCACGCGCGCAACTGACCGAGGGCATGACCTGGGTGAGCACCGGGCTGGCGGTCGGGGTCGCGCTCGGCTCCTCCATGGCCGGCTGGGTGATCGACGCGGCCGGCGCGGACGCCGGGTACGGGGTTCCGGCGGTGTCCGGGGCCGTCGCGGTCGCGGTCGGTTTCCTGGGGTACCGCCGGCTCAGCAGGCCGGCTCCGCGTCGGGAGGGCACCGTTGAGCAGCACAGCGAGCGGGAAGAACGGCACGTGGCGTAA
- a CDS encoding sensor histidine kinase, whose translation MAATPAPPQAPPKPTWDPRRSEPPFPWLRPTIRIRLTLLYGGMFLIAGILLLSIIYLLAAQAINTGNEPLFKIVGGAELKVTSDNCPAINNASNLTYPQFNDAVSACIDDQRRVALDDLLSRSLLALLGLAIIAFAFGYAMAGRVLSPLGRITRTARAVAGSDLSRRIELDGPDDELKELADTFDDMLERLQRAFTAQQRFVGNASHELRTPLAINRTLLEVHLSDPNAPVELQQLGKTLLATNERSEQLVEGLLLLARSDNQIVERKPVDLAEVAEQAVDQVHAEAEAKGVVIRGEQKTAVVQGNGVLLERIALNLVQNAVRYNVPEDGWVEVTTEIQHGQAVLVVSNTGPVVPAYEIDNLFEPFRRLRTERTGSDKGVGLGLSIVRSVVRAHGGHISAQPREGGGLVMRVTLSV comes from the coding sequence ATGGCCGCCACTCCCGCGCCTCCCCAGGCGCCCCCGAAGCCCACCTGGGACCCCCGCAGGTCGGAGCCGCCCTTCCCGTGGCTGCGCCCGACGATCCGGATACGGCTCACGCTGCTGTACGGCGGGATGTTCCTGATCGCCGGCATCCTGCTGCTGTCGATCATCTATCTGCTGGCCGCGCAGGCCATCAACACCGGCAACGAACCGCTGTTCAAGATCGTGGGCGGCGCCGAGCTCAAGGTCACCAGCGACAACTGCCCCGCGATCAACAACGCCTCGAACCTCACCTACCCGCAGTTCAACGACGCGGTCAGCGCCTGTATCGACGATCAGCGCCGGGTCGCCCTCGACGATCTGCTCAGCCGGTCGCTGCTGGCCCTGCTCGGCCTCGCGATCATCGCCTTCGCCTTCGGCTACGCGATGGCCGGCCGGGTCCTGTCGCCGCTGGGCCGCATCACCCGCACCGCCCGCGCGGTGGCCGGCTCGGACCTGTCCCGCCGTATCGAGCTGGACGGCCCGGACGACGAGCTGAAGGAGCTGGCCGACACCTTCGACGACATGCTGGAACGATTGCAACGGGCCTTCACCGCCCAGCAGCGCTTCGTCGGCAACGCCTCGCACGAGCTGCGCACCCCGCTGGCGATCAACCGCACGCTGCTCGAGGTGCACCTCTCCGACCCGAACGCGCCGGTGGAGCTCCAGCAGCTCGGCAAGACGCTGCTGGCCACCAACGAGCGCAGTGAGCAGCTCGTGGAGGGCCTGCTGCTGCTCGCCCGCAGCGACAACCAGATCGTCGAGCGCAAGCCGGTCGACCTCGCCGAGGTCGCCGAGCAGGCCGTCGACCAGGTGCACGCCGAGGCGGAGGCCAAGGGGGTGGTGATCCGCGGCGAGCAGAAGACCGCGGTGGTCCAGGGCAACGGCGTCCTGCTGGAGCGCATCGCCCTGAACCTGGTGCAGAACGCCGTGCGGTACAACGTCCCGGAGGACGGCTGGGTCGAGGTCACCACCGAGATCCAGCACGGACAGGCGGTCCTGGTCGTCTCGAACACCGGGCCGGTGGTGCCGGCGTACGAGATCGACAACCTCTTCGAGCCGTTCAGGCGGCTGAGGACGGAGCGCACGGGCAGTGACAAGGGTGTGGGCCTCGGCCTCTCCATCGTGCGGTCGGTGGTGCGGGCCCACGGCGGCCACATCTCGGCCCAGCCGCGTGAAGGAGGCGGGCTCGTGATGCGAGTGACCCTGTCGGTCTGA
- a CDS encoding sulfurtransferase, translating to MNAIITASDLASALTGQQPPVLLDVRWQLSLAKTPGEPPFDGRKAYESGHVPGAVYVDLDRELASAPGSHGRHPLPDLAEFGTAMRRAGVSSGTPVVVYDGGQGWAAGRAWWLLRWTGHPDVRVLDGGLPAWQGPLETSVPTPAEGDFEPVPGATGLLDADGAAVLARSGVLLDARAGERYRGEVEPIDPVGGHIPGAVSAPTNENVAPDGRFLPAEELAARFKSLGAREDTRVGVYCGSGVSAAHEALALAVAGIPADLYVGSWSEWSSDPSRPVAVGPDPQ from the coding sequence ATGAACGCCATCATCACCGCATCCGACCTCGCGAGCGCGCTGACGGGGCAGCAGCCGCCGGTGCTGCTCGACGTCCGCTGGCAGTTGAGCCTGGCCAAGACCCCTGGCGAGCCCCCGTTCGACGGCCGCAAGGCCTACGAGTCGGGTCACGTCCCCGGCGCGGTCTACGTCGATCTGGACCGCGAACTGGCCTCCGCGCCCGGTTCGCACGGCCGTCACCCCCTGCCCGACTTGGCTGAATTCGGTACGGCGATGCGACGGGCGGGCGTGTCCTCGGGGACGCCGGTGGTCGTGTACGACGGCGGGCAGGGCTGGGCGGCGGGCAGGGCCTGGTGGCTGCTGCGCTGGACGGGTCACCCCGATGTGCGGGTCCTCGACGGCGGACTGCCGGCCTGGCAGGGCCCGCTGGAGACCTCGGTGCCGACGCCGGCGGAGGGCGACTTCGAGCCGGTGCCGGGCGCGACGGGCCTGCTCGACGCCGACGGCGCCGCGGTTCTCGCCCGGTCGGGGGTACTGCTGGACGCACGAGCGGGTGAGCGTTACCGCGGCGAGGTCGAGCCGATCGACCCTGTCGGCGGCCACATCCCCGGCGCCGTGTCCGCCCCCACCAACGAGAACGTCGCCCCGGACGGCCGCTTCCTGCCCGCCGAGGAACTCGCCGCCCGCTTCAAGTCCCTGGGCGCCCGTGAGGACACCCGGGTCGGCGTCTACTGCGGCTCGGGAGTCTCCGCCGCGCACGAGGCCCTGGCCCTGGCGGTCGCCGGCATCCCGGCGGACCTGTACGTCGGCTCCTGGTCGGAGTGGTCCTCGGACCCGTCCCGTCCGGTGGCCGTGGGCCCGGATCCGCAGTAG
- a CDS encoding ferrochelatase, with translation MPDARDASPYDALLLLSFGGPEGPDEVIPFLENVTRGRGIPTERLKEVGEHYFRFGGVSPINDQNRALLDALRKDFAEHGLDLPIYWGNRNWAPYLTDTLREMVTDGHRRILVLATSAYASYSGCRQYRENLADSLAALEAEGLELPRIDKLRHYFNHPGFLEPMIDGVLRSLADLPDDVRAGAHIAFSTHSIPTAAADSSGRVEDHGDGGAYVAEHLDVARVIADAVRERTGRDHPWQLVYQSRSGAPHIPWLEPDICDHLDERHAAGVPAVVIAPIGFVSDHMEVLYDLDTEAKDKAAELGLPMRRSATVGDDPRFAAAVRDLVLERAAVERAEEVTPCALGALGASHNLCPVGCCPSRAPRPAAAGADSPYA, from the coding sequence ATGCCAGACGCGCGCGATGCCAGCCCCTACGACGCCTTGCTCCTGCTCTCCTTCGGCGGCCCCGAGGGCCCGGACGAGGTGATCCCGTTCCTGGAGAACGTCACGCGTGGGCGGGGCATCCCCACCGAACGCCTGAAGGAAGTCGGCGAGCACTACTTCCGGTTCGGCGGCGTCAGCCCCATCAACGACCAGAACCGCGCCCTGCTGGACGCCCTGCGCAAGGACTTCGCCGAGCACGGTCTGGATCTGCCGATCTACTGGGGCAACCGCAACTGGGCGCCGTACCTGACGGACACGCTGCGCGAGATGGTCACCGACGGCCACCGCCGCATCCTGGTCCTCGCCACCAGCGCGTACGCCTCCTACTCGGGCTGCCGCCAGTACCGCGAGAACCTCGCCGACTCGCTGGCCGCGCTGGAGGCCGAGGGCCTCGAACTGCCCCGGATCGACAAGCTGCGGCACTACTTCAACCACCCCGGCTTCCTGGAGCCGATGATCGACGGCGTGCTGCGCTCCCTGGCCGACCTTCCCGACGACGTCCGGGCCGGCGCGCACATCGCGTTCTCCACCCACTCCATCCCGACCGCCGCAGCCGACAGCTCCGGCCGCGTCGAGGACCACGGCGACGGCGGCGCGTACGTCGCCGAGCACCTGGACGTGGCCCGGGTGATCGCGGACGCCGTGCGTGAGCGCACGGGCAGGGACCACCCCTGGCAGCTCGTCTACCAGTCCCGCTCCGGCGCCCCGCACATCCCCTGGCTGGAGCCCGACATCTGCGACCACCTCGACGAGCGGCACGCGGCCGGCGTCCCGGCCGTCGTGATCGCGCCCATCGGCTTCGTCTCCGACCACATGGAGGTCCTCTACGACCTCGACACCGAGGCCAAGGACAAGGCCGCGGAGCTGGGCCTGCCGATGCGCCGCTCGGCCACCGTCGGCGACGACCCGCGTTTCGCCGCCGCGGTCCGCGACCTCGTCCTGGAGCGCGCCGCCGTGGAGCGCGCCGAGGAGGTCACGCCCTGCGCACTAGGCGCGCTCGGCGCGAGCCACAACCTCTGCCCGGTCGGCTGCTGCCCGTCCCGCGCACCCAGGCCCGCCGCAGCCGGCGCCGACAGCCCCTACGCATGA
- a CDS encoding thymidine kinase has protein sequence MPELVFFSGTMDCGKSTLALQIEHNRSARGLAGMIFTRDDREGEGKLSSRLGLVTDAVEVEDGMDLYGYMVDHLSRGGRADYVIADEAQFLAPVQIDQLARVVDDLGLDVYAFGITTDFRSKLFPGSQRLVELADRVEVLQVEALCWCGARATHNARTIGGEMVVEGAQVVVGDVNQSDAVGYEVLCRRHHRRRMTAASARAAALSPDVLPVQPA, from the coding sequence ATGCCCGAGCTGGTGTTCTTCTCCGGAACCATGGACTGCGGGAAGTCGACACTGGCTCTGCAGATCGAGCACAACCGTTCGGCGCGTGGTCTCGCGGGCATGATCTTCACGCGCGACGACCGCGAGGGCGAGGGCAAGCTGTCCTCACGGCTCGGCCTGGTCACCGACGCGGTGGAGGTCGAGGACGGCATGGACCTGTACGGCTACATGGTCGACCACCTCTCCCGCGGCGGCCGCGCGGACTACGTCATCGCCGACGAGGCCCAGTTCCTCGCCCCGGTCCAGATCGACCAACTCGCCCGCGTGGTCGACGACCTGGGCCTGGACGTGTACGCCTTCGGCATCACCACCGACTTCCGCAGCAAGCTGTTCCCCGGCTCCCAGCGCCTGGTGGAACTCGCCGACCGCGTCGAGGTGCTCCAGGTCGAGGCCCTGTGCTGGTGCGGCGCCCGTGCCACCCACAACGCCCGCACGATAGGCGGCGAGATGGTCGTCGAGGGCGCCCAGGTGGTCGTCGGTGACGTCAACCAGTCGGACGCCGTCGGCTACGAGGTCCTGTGCCGCCGCCACCACCGCCGCCGGATGACGGCGGCCAGCGCACGGGCGGCGGCGCTGTCCCCGGACGTGCTGCCGGTGCAGCCGGCCTGA